A window of the Pungitius pungitius chromosome 3, fPunPun2.1, whole genome shotgun sequence genome harbors these coding sequences:
- the smtnl gene encoding smoothelin, like: protein MEAPTPAEMGDPCHPRSCSPEGETVCAALARYETTLRDAIREIHVDVSAFKLGMERRLEETADPGGPLGRAVAQLRQENRQLRGQLEALTLQVELLSGMACDRSALLNNNNNHHSQNHKNHLSDIQENHREGREVVYGKGEAHTQSQALLHLQPCSLGGQGNSYGGQSSPASPPVSFSSSPGSGSPPAGCRVSSVATGPVASGSPSAARFSSRATFAVSSKTNSIEREEPIEVDPTPGPENGAPTEHSEVVLEKISSPDDPPQQHSAPVAMRMPHLPITATTKTAEMKGPDSPSSPSEASAAGQSAAGTNHSQPIEESPVQPVSSTWTPTPIRALGSPRLQETAKSAPPKSVTYSGLSQHDRDPNVSNDRPDGQVAERRRELVRSQTLPRSIGAQARRSVFGRLDSEAGGGRPNPVDSKPTLKRSQSFGVSSASSIKQILLEWCRSKTIGYQNIEIQNFSSSWSDGMAFCALVHSFFPAEFDYSALTPAGRKHNFELAFGTAERRAGCDRLIEVEDMMIMGRKPDPMCVFTYVQSLYNHLRKFE, encoded by the exons ATGGAAGCGCCGACCCCGGCTGAGATGGGAGACCCGTGTCACCCTCGCTCCTGCTCCCCGGAGGGGGAGACGGTGTGCGCGGCTCTGGCCCGCTACGAGACCACCCTGCGGGACGCCATCAGGGAGATCCACGTGGACGTCAGCGCTTTCAAGCTGGGCATGGAGCGCCGCCTGGAGGAGACGGCCGACCCCGGGGGGCCCCTCGGACGAGCCGTGGCTCAGCTGCGGCAGGAGAACCGGCAGCTCAGGGGCCAGCTGGAGGCGCTGACCCTGCAGGTGGAGCTCCTGAGTGGGATGGCGTGCGACAGGAGCGCCttgctcaacaacaacaacaaccaccacagTCAGAACCACAAGAACCACCTGAGTGACATTCAGGAGAACCaccgggaggggagggaggtggtcTACGGGAAGGGCGAGGCTCACACCCAGAGCCaggctctcctccacctccagccctGCAGCCTGGGGGGCCAGGGCAACAGCTACGGGGGTCAGTCCAGTCCCGCGTCCCCACCCGTCTCCTTCTCGTCCTCGCCGGGCTCCGGGAGTCCTCCGGCGGGCTGCAGGGTTTCCTCCGTGGCGACGGGCCCCGTGGCAAGCGGCAGCCCCTCCGCCGCTCGCTTCTCCAGCCGAGCCACGTTCGCCGTGTCCAGCAAGACCAAC AGCATTGAGCGAGAGGAGCCGATAGAGGTGGACCCCACCCCCGGCCCGGAGAACGGCGCCCCCACAG AACATTCGGAAGTGGTGCTCGAAAAGATCTCCTCGCCCGACGACCCCCCACAACAGCACTCGGCCCCCGTTGCCATGAGGATGCCCCACCTCCCCATCACCGCGACGACCAAGACGGCAGAAATGAAGGGCCCCGACTCTCCCAGCAGCCCCTCAGAGGCCTCGGCTGCCGGCCAATCGGCTGCCGGCACCAACCACAGCCAACCGATAGAGGAGTCTCCAGTTCAGCCAG TGTCGTCCACGTGGACTCCGACACCAATCAGAGCTCTGGGCTCCCCCCGCCTCCAAG agacgGCTAAGTCGGCCCCGCCCAAGTCCGTGACCTACTCGGGGCTTTCGCAGCACGACAG AGACCCCAACGTCAGCAACGACAGGCCCGACGGGCAGGTGGCGGAGAGGAGGCGGGAACTGGTGAGGTCGCAGACTCTGCCGCGCAGCATTGGCGCTCAGGCTCGCCGATCCGTCTTCGGGAGGCTGGACTCGGAGGCCGGTGGCGG GCGCCCCAATCCGGTGGACTCCAAACCCACCCTGAAGAGGTCTCAGAGCTTCGGGGTGTCCAGCGccagcagcatcaaacagaTCCTCCTCGAGTGGTGCCGCTCCAAGACCATCGGCTACCAG aaCATTGAAATCCAGAACTTCTCGTCCAGCTGGAGCGACGGGATGGCCTTCTGCGCCCTGGTGCACTCCTTCTTCCCCGCCGAGTTCGACTACAGCGCCCTGACGCCCGCCGGGCGCAAACACAACTTTGAGCTGGCCTTCGGAACCGCAGA GCGGAGGGCCGGCTGCGACCGGCTGATCGAGGTGGAGGACATGATGATCATGGGCCGTAAACCCGACCCCATGTGCGTCTTCACCTACGTCCAGTCGCTCTACAACCACCTGCGCAAGTTCGAGTGA
- the LOC119215635 gene encoding homeobox protein SEBOX, which produces MEGQRKRKRTIFSRAQLTELEQAFAVTPYPDITLRERLAAHTHLPESKIQVWFQNRRARSIKTVRLPKSPQPALGGSGGADPPTGPVAAAFLSSTTLADIFRPEQNHSCEDVPQIYSDWFHIYSNPVSSPAPSSSSLQPAPGPSKPSEPCLWEEHHQHHQHHQHHQHLGPPLPGFLPGSFPPPHHSASARPYQAFRNFKPQSAHPPAGVHQAACGGGAAGGGHTSVDQVVPSHPQPVYWEVAHAQGHHHHPQMGPQTSMGYISDLIYNAAIVTNFLEF; this is translated from the exons ATGGAgggccagaggaagaggaagaggaccatCTTCAGCCGGGCCCAGCTCACCGAGCTGGAGCAGGCCTTCGCTGTGACCCCCTACCCGGACATCACCCTGAGGGAGAGGCTggcggcgcacacacacctgcccgaGAGCAAGATACAG GTGTGGTTCCAGAACAGAAGAGCCAGAAGTATCAAGACGGTGAGACTCCCAAAGTCCCCCCAGCCCGCCctgggagggagtgggggggccgACCCCCCCACCGGGCCGGTGGCCGCTGCTTTCCTGTCCTCGACCACCCTGGCGGACATCTTCAGACCGGAGCAGAACCACTCCTGCGAGGACGTCCCGCAGATCTACTCCGACTGGTTCCACATCTACAGCAACCCCGTCTCCTCGccggccccctcctcctcgtctctgcAGCCCGCGCCGGGCCCCTCAAAGCCCTCGGAGCCTTGTCTCTGGGAggagcaccaccagcaccaccagcaccaccagcaccaccagcacctggGGCCGCCGCTCCCCGGGTTCCTTCCCGGTTCCTTCCCTCCGCCCCACCACTCGGCCTCGGCTCGGCCCTACCAGGCCTTCAGGAACTTCAAACCCCAGAGCGCGCATCCTCCCGCCGGGGTCCACCAGGCCGCGTGCGGAGGCGGCGCCGCAGGTGGAGGTCACACCTCTGTGGACCAGGTGGTTCCCTCCCACCCTCAGCCGGTGTACTGGGAGGTGGCCCACGCCCAGGGGCACCATCACCACCCGCAAATGGGGCCGCAGACCTCCATGGGCTACATCTCGGACCTGATCTACAACGCCGCCATCGTCACCAACTTCCTGGAGTTCTGA